The DNA sequence CTGCGCCATGGCGAAACCGAGAACAACCGGCTCGGCCTGATCGCCGGCTCAGCCGACGTGGCGCTGAACGCCACGGGTCTCTCGCAAGCGCGCCTGGCCGCACAACGGCTCGCGCACGGCGGCATCGACGCCATCTGGTCGAGCCCGCTCGAGCGGGCGCGCGCCAGCGCGCAATGCGTCGCCGAAACGCTCGGATTGCCGATCGTCTTCGTGCCGCAGCTCGCCGAACGCAACTGGGGCGAGCTGGAAGGCAAGCCGCGCGAGCTGCGCATTGCCGGCGTGACACCGTCGGGCGGCGAAAGCATCGAAGCATTCCGCGCGCGCACGCTTGCGGGCCTACAGCAGATCCGCGCAAGCGGGCTGCCGCTTATCGTCGCCCACTCCGGCACGTTTCGCATCTTGAGCGAATGGCTGCAGATCCCACCGCGCAGCGCAGCGCTCGCCAACTGCATGCCACTAGGGTTTGCGCCGCACGCCGGTGGCTGGCGCGTGACGCCCCTGTAAGACCGGCGCCCTCGCTCGGCGCTTGGCTAGTGTGGTGAATCTTAAATTCGTTGTAATTCGTCATTCCCGCGCAAGCGGGAATCCAGAACGAGACTCCACCTGGACCCCCGCGTTCGCGAGGGTGACGAACTTCTGACTCAAGACACCAGCTGCCGAAGCCCGCCTGGCGCCAATCGAGCATGCGCAGCAGCGCCGGCCAGCCCCGATGCTCGCGCGGCCGGTTGACTTGCGCGCGCGTGCACGCGATCGCGCTTCGGCAATGATACAGACGCGCTACCAAGCCACCGCCTTCCCACGCCTATAGTCTTGCGGCCCGCCGCGTCTACCCTCAGAATAACTCGACACAATCAAGGAAACCCCGGGGGAGGATTCATGAAGTCCGTTTGCAGCGTGCTGATGTTCGCCGCATGCGCTATGTTCAGCGCGGCAGGGTTCGCACAGGCGTATCCGAGCAAGCCGATCCGCGTCATCTCACCCTCCGGCGCGGGCGGGCCGGTGGACGTGATCTGCCGCGCGATATCCCAGCGCCTTTCGGAAGAGCTGCGCCAGCAGCTCGTGGTCGAGAACCGCGTCGGCGCGGCCGGCCTGATTGGCACGGAAATGGTAGTCAAGTCCCCGCCCGACGGTTATACGCTGCTGTTCGGATTCTCCGGGCCGCTCGCGATCGTGCCCAATCTCAATCCCAACACGCCCTACGACGTGCAACGCGATCTGGTACCGATCGCGCAGGTGGCGGAAGCGCAGTACGTGCTGCTGGTGCATCCGATCGTGCCGGCAAAGTCCGTCAGGGAGCTCGTCGCGCTCGCGAAGGCGCAGCCGGGCCGGTTGAATTTCGGCTCGGGCGGCGTCGGCGTCGGCATCCACATGGCGAGCGAGCTGTTGAAGGTCGCAGCCGGCATCGACCTCGTGCACGTCCCCTACAAGGGTGCGGCGCCGGCGATGACTGCACTGATGGCGGGCGAGGTCGACATGATGTTCAACGGCTTGCCGCCGACGCTGGCCTTCATAAAGAACGGGCGGGTGCGCGCGCTCGCGGTCGGCGGCGAGAAGCGCTCGGCGGTGCTGCCGGAGCTGCCAACGGTCAAGGAGGCGTCCGGGCTCGACTTCAAGACCGGCGGCTGGTACGGATTCCTGGCGCCGCGCGGCACGCCGCCGTCGGTCGTCGCCCAGTTGAGCGAGGCGATCAAGCGCACGCTCGGCCGGCCGGAGCTGGAGTCCACCCTGTCGAAGCTCGCGACCGAGATCGTCTACGCGACGCCGCAGCAGTTCGACCGGAAAATCCGCGAGGAAAGCGCGGTGTGGGGAAAGGTGATCAAGGCGGCCGGCATCAAGTACCGCTAATAGTCCGGCTCGCTCCGGCTCGCGATTGCTTGGTCGCAGGCGCGACCACGGCGCTGGATCGAGGCGGGGTACAGAGCGCCTGGCATCAGGTCCTCGCAAAGGCAAACGGCAGTCAGCGCGAGGCCGCAAGGGATGTCGATCCCGTAGCGCACGAAACGAGGGAGATAAGATAAAACGGGACTATTGTGGGTTTATGCAGGCGAACGCCGTGTACGACAACATCGAGATTGCGCTCCGGTCGGTCGGCGCCGCGTGGGACAACGTCGTGAAAACGACGACGTATCTTNNNNNNNNNNNNNNNNNNNNNNNNNNNNNNNNNNNNNNNNNNNNNNNNNNNNNNNNNNNNNNNNNNNNNNNNNNNNNNNNNNNNNNNNNNNNNNNNNNNNNNNNNNNNNNNNNNNNNNNNNNNNNNNNNNNNNNNNNNNNNNNNNNNNNNNNNNNNNNNNNNNNNNNNNNNNNNNNNNNNNNNNNNNNNNNNNNNNNNNNNNNNNNNNNNNNNNNNNNNNNNNNNNNNNNNNNNNNNNNNNNNNNNNNNNNNNNNNNNNNNNNNNNNNNNNNNNNNNNNNNNNNNNNNNNNNNNNNNNNNNNNNNNNNNNNNNNNNNNNNNNNNNNNNNNNNNNNNNNNNNNNNNNNNNNNNNNNNNNNNNNNNNNNNNNNNNNNNNNNNNNNNNNNNNNNNNNNNNNNNNNNNNNNNNNNNNNNNNNNNNNNNNNNNNNNNNNNNNNNNNNNNNNNNNNNNNNNGGGCCCAGATCGCGGGCGAGGCGCTCGCGCTCGTCCATATCCAGCGCAATGCCCTCGTAATCGTGATAGGTGACATCGCCCACGATGCGCATGGAATGCTGGCTCAGCGGCAGCACGCCTTCGCTCATGGCCGACACGGCAATCCCCGCCCGCGTGTGGGTATGCAACACGCAGTGGGCGTCGGGCCGCACGGTGTGAACGCAGCCGTGGATGACGAAGCCAGCCTGGTTGATGCCAAGACCGGTGATGTCTTCGAGGATATTGCCCTCGTGATCCACCTTCACCAGATTGGATGCGGTGACCTCGTCGAACATCAGGCCATAGGCATTGAGCAGGAAGTGGTTGTCGGCGTCCGGCACACGGGCGGAGAAATGCGTGAGGATGATGTCCGTCCAGCCGTAGATGACGGCCAGGTGATAGGCGGCGGCGAGGTCGGTGCGCACCTGCCACTCGGCTTCGCTGACCCGGTCCTTCACCGACGCTTGCTTTTTTGCTTGCCTGCTCGCCAGCTTGGTCACCGCCATGATGTCCTCCTGTGAGTGGTTCGGAATCGACGCGAATGCGATCCTGCGATCACCCGCACAGCTTCGGTAACGATCGGGGCCATCATACTGCGGAACCGAGCGGCCCGGACGAACACCTTCCCGGCCAGA is a window from the Betaproteobacteria bacterium genome containing:
- a CDS encoding histidine phosphatase family protein — translated: MSAPNAPLLAAPFCFLRHGETENNRLGLIAGSADVALNATGLSQARLAAQRLAHGGIDAIWSSPLERARASAQCVAETLGLPIVFVPQLAERNWGELEGKPRELRIAGVTPSGGESIEAFRARTLAGLQQIRASGLPLIVAHSGTFRILSEWLQIPPRSAALANCMPLGFAPHAGGWRVTPL
- a CDS encoding tripartite tricarboxylate transporter substrate binding protein, whose protein sequence is MKSVCSVLMFAACAMFSAAGFAQAYPSKPIRVISPSGAGGPVDVICRAISQRLSEELRQQLVVENRVGAAGLIGTEMVVKSPPDGYTLLFGFSGPLAIVPNLNPNTPYDVQRDLVPIAQVAEAQYVLLVHPIVPAKSVRELVALAKAQPGRLNFGSGGVGVGIHMASELLKVAAGIDLVHVPYKGAAPAMTALMAGEVDMMFNGLPPTLAFIKNGRVRALAVGGEKRSAVLPELPTVKEASGLDFKTGGWYGFLAPRGTPPSVVAQLSEAIKRTLGRPELESTLSKLATEIVYATPQQFDRKIREESAVWGKVIKAAGIKYR
- a CDS encoding class II aldolase/adducin family protein translates to MAVTKLASRQAKKQASVKDRVSEAEWQVRTDLAAAYHLAVIYGWTDIILTHFSARVPDADNHFLLNAYGLMFDEVTASNLVKVDHEGNILEDITGLGINQAGFVIHGCVHTVRPDAHCVLHTHTRAGIAVSAMSEGVLPLSQHSMRIVGDVTYHDYEGIALDMDERERLARDLGP